From Herbaspirillum sp. WKF16:
GAGTCCCGACCACAAGTTCCTGTATGCCTCGCTGCGCGGCCAGCCGTATTCGGTCGTGAGCTACGCGATCGACCCGTCCAGCGGCAAGCTCAAGGCCCTGTCCAAGGCGCCGCTGGCCGATAACATGGCCAACATCGCCACCGACAGGAGCGGCCGCTACCTGTTTGGCGCGTCTTATACCGGCCACAGGATATCGGTCAACGCCATCGGCGCCGACGGCACGGTGCAGGCGCCGCCGCTGGCGGTGATCCCGACCGGCAAGAACGCGCACTCGGCCCAGGTTTCGCCGGACAACCGCTTCCTGTTCGCCTCCAACCTCGGCAGCGACGTGATCCTCCAATACCGCTTCGACGCCGCCGGCGGGACGGTGGCGCCGAACACGCCGCCCTCCGTGGCGACCAAGGCCGGCGCCGGCCCGCGCCACTTCCTGTTCTCCAACGACCGCCGCTTCGTCTACTCCACCAACGAACTGGACGGCACGGTCAACACCTACGGCTACGATGCCCAGGCCGGCGCGCTGACCCTGCAAGCCAGCGACTCGGCGCTGCCCGAAGGCTTCAAGAGCAACGAGCAACTGGCCACCGCCGACCTGCACCTGACGCCGGACGGACGCTTCCTCTACGCCAGCGAGCGCACCTCCAATACGCTGACCGGCTACCGCGTCGACGGCGCCAGCGGCAAGCTGGCGCGCGTGTTCAACATCCCCACCGAAACCCAGCCGCGCGGCTTCAACATCGATCCGCAGGGACGCTTCCTGCTGGCCGTGGGGCAGAAGGGCGGCCTCACCAGCTACGCCATCGACCGCGACAGCGGCGCGCTCCATCCCCTGTTCAGCTACACGCTGGGGCGCAACCCCAACTGGGTCGAGATCATCGACCTGCCCTGAGCGGCCGGGCGGTGCGCCTGCAATGTCTGCGCGGCAATGTTTTTGCCGCGCGGCATTCGCACGCGCCTTGATCCAGAACAGACACGGCGTTCGCCATTCATTGCAAAATCGACACGGGGATAGTGCATCCCCACGGGCCTAACGGGGAAATAGGGCCGTTTTCGCCAATTTGCTGGACTCTTGGGCAAATGGCGTCTTGCTGTATCTTCTGCAGCAATGTTTTTTCCATTGTCATTTGTGTTGTACAAAAATTAAGCGGAGAGAGGGAATGCGAAATCTGACGGTTCGCTTCAGCCTGATGAGCGCGCTGGCGCTGTTTTCATGCATGATCGTGGTCGGCGCCGGCGTGGGCATCTTTGCCCTGGGACGGGCCAACGGGGCCACCGAGTACGTCCACCAGCTGGCCCAGCGCACATTGGTGATCAACGACGCCTACAAGGACACCACCCGCACTCGCGCGGCCCAGACCCGCGTCTATGCGACGGCGATGGAGAAGGGCGACCAGGCGGTGGCCGAGGCGGCCTACAAGAGCGCCCAGGCGAGCTACGAGCGCGGCCTGAAATTCGTCGATGAGTTTGCCAAGCTGCCCGACCTGGAGGGGCAGGATCCGGCAATCAGGACCGAATTGCTCGAGTCGGCCAAGATCCTCAACGATAACCTCAAGCAAGCCGATACCCTGCTCAAGGCCGGCGATGTCGCTGCCTATTCGGTGCTCAACACCAAGCAGATCAGCCCCAGCGGCACGCGTTTTTCCGTAGCGCTGGAGAAGTACCAGAAGCGCGCCATGGAGCTGAGCGACAAGGTCGCCGACGAGCGCAGCCGCGAGTACAACATGGTGGTCTGGCTGGTGGCGATCGGCCTGGTCGGCGCGATGATCCTGGTGCTGGTGGTGCACTTCATGCTGCGCAACATCGTCATCACGCCGCTGAACCGCGCGGTGCATTTGCTGGACCAGGTCGCCAACGGCGACCTCACCGCGAAGATCGAGGTGCACAGCACCAATGAGATCGGCCGCCTGTTCTCGGCCATCCGCAGCATGCAGCAGAGCCTGCTGGGCACCGTCGCCGGCGTGCGCGGCAGCTCCGAGAGCATCGACACCAGCGCCAAGGAAATCGCTGCCGGCAACCTCGACCTGTCCTCGCGCACCGAGCAGCAGGCCAGCTCGCTGGAAGAGACCGCGGCGTCGATGGAGCAACTGACCGGCACCGTGCGCCAGAACGCCGAGAACGCGATGCAGGCCAACCAGCTGGCGCACTCCGCTTCGACCACCGCCAGCAAGGGCGGCGAGGTGGTGTCGCAGGTGGTCGACACCATGCAGGCGATCAACGAGTCCTCGCGCAAGATCGTCGACATCATCAGCGTGATCGACGGCATCGCCTTCCAGACCAACATCCTGGCGCTGAATGCGGCGGTGGAAGCCGCGCGCGCCGGCGAGCAGGGCCGCGGCTTCGCGGTGGTGGCGTCAGAAGTGCGTTCGCTGGCGCAACGCTCGGCGGCGGCCGCCAAGGAAATCAAGGGCCTGATCGACAACTCGGTCGCCAAGGTCGAGGCCGGCAGCCAGCTGGTCGAGCAGGCCGGCATGACGATGAGCGAGGTGGTCGACAGCGTGCAGCGCGTCACCGACATCGTCGGCGAGATCGCCGAGGCCAGCCGCGAACAGAGCAC
This genomic window contains:
- a CDS encoding methyl-accepting chemotaxis protein encodes the protein MRNLTVRFSLMSALALFSCMIVVGAGVGIFALGRANGATEYVHQLAQRTLVINDAYKDTTRTRAAQTRVYATAMEKGDQAVAEAAYKSAQASYERGLKFVDEFAKLPDLEGQDPAIRTELLESAKILNDNLKQADTLLKAGDVAAYSVLNTKQISPSGTRFSVALEKYQKRAMELSDKVADERSREYNMVVWLVAIGLVGAMILVLVVHFMLRNIVITPLNRAVHLLDQVANGDLTAKIEVHSTNEIGRLFSAIRSMQQSLLGTVAGVRGSSESIDTSAKEIAAGNLDLSSRTEQQASSLEETAASMEQLTGTVRQNAENAMQANQLAHSASTTASKGGEVVSQVVDTMQAINESSRKIVDIISVIDGIAFQTNILALNAAVEAARAGEQGRGFAVVASEVRSLAQRSAAAAKEIKGLIDNSVAKVEAGSQLVEQAGMTMSEVVDSVQRVTDIVGEIAEASREQSTGIEQVNQAITQMDEVTQQNAALVEQAAAAAQSLQAQATKLVGAVSIFKIDAHAATVTARPAPAARRAAAPVAAPAPVAAAPKPAAAAAPKLPTPAAKPAAGSSRAKDDSQDWEEF
- a CDS encoding lactonase family protein gives rise to the protein MTQKNTAPIARIATLAAASALTLAAGTAGAATIAYVSNADSRDIYVLQLNADGSVNLVDKVDTGSTVMPLALSPDHKFLYASLRGQPYSVVSYAIDPSSGKLKALSKAPLADNMANIATDRSGRYLFGASYTGHRISVNAIGADGTVQAPPLAVIPTGKNAHSAQVSPDNRFLFASNLGSDVILQYRFDAAGGTVAPNTPPSVATKAGAGPRHFLFSNDRRFVYSTNELDGTVNTYGYDAQAGALTLQASDSALPEGFKSNEQLATADLHLTPDGRFLYASERTSNTLTGYRVDGASGKLARVFNIPTETQPRGFNIDPQGRFLLAVGQKGGLTSYAIDRDSGALHPLFSYTLGRNPNWVEIIDLP